A segment of the Sphingopyxis sp. OAS728 genome:
GTCGTCGAGGTGATGTTCACGATGACCCCCGAACCGCGTGTCCGCATCTGCGGGATCACCGCCTGCGTCATCGCGATCGTGCCGAGCGTGTTGGTTTCGAAAATGTCGCGGATCTTTTGGAATGGCGAATGTTCGAGCGCGCCGAACAGGCCGATGCCGGCATTGTTGACGAGGACGTCGATCGGGCCCGCAAGTTCGAGCGCGAGGGCGATGCTGTCGGTATCGGTGACGTCGAGGGGGAGGATGCGGAGGCGGTCGGAAGGTGTCAAAGGTGCCGCGGAGGGGTTGCGCATCGTCGCGACCACATTCCAGCCGAGCGCGTGGAAATGACGGGCGGTTTCAAGACCATAGCCCGACGAGCAGCCGGTGATGAGGATGGTTTTCATAGATGTTCCTTTCTCGTGGTGATGAAAGGACGCTAGACGGCACAAGACGGACTATCTATAATCTGAAATCCACATTTTATTCGAGATAGTCCATATGACCGACCCTTTGTCCGACCTGATCGCGCTGCTGCGCCCGCGCACGGTGTTTGCGAAAGCTATCAGCGGCGCCGGAAACTGGGCGGTGCGCTATGGCGATTTCGGGCATCCGGGGTTCTGCACGGTGATCGAAGGCGCCTGCCGGCTGTCGGTGGACGGCGCCGATCCGGTGAACATCGAGGCGGGCGACTTCGTCTTCCTGCCCGCGACGCCAGGCTTCACCATGGGAGGGTTCGAGCCCGCCGCGCCGGTCGACATCGATCCGCACGCCGCGGCGGACCTGACCGGCGAAGTGCGCCACGGCCGGCAGGAGGGCGCGCCCGATGTGACGATGCTCGGCGGCTATTTCGTCTTTGAATCGCCCGACGCCGCGCTGCTCGTGTCGCAGCTTCCCGCGCTCATCCACCTCCGCGGTGCTGAGCGGCTGGCGACGCTGGTGCGGCTGGTGCGCGAGGAGGCGGGCGAAGAGCGGCCGGGATGCGACCTGATCCTGTCGCGGCTGGTCGAGGTGCTGATCGTCGAGGCGCTGCGATCGGTCGAGGGCGACGATGCACCGCCGGGGCTGCTGCGCGGCCTCGGCGATCCGCGGCTGGCGGCGGCGATCCGGCAGATCCACGGGGCGCCCGCGCGGCCGTGGACGGTCGCGGCGCTCGCGAAGGAAGCGGCATTGTCGCGCTCGGCTTTCTTCGAGCGCTTTGCACGCACCGTCGGCGTGCCGCCGATGGAATATCTGCAGGGCTGGCGGATGAGCATCGCCAAGGATCTGCTGCGCCGCCGCGCGGGCAAACTCGACGAGATTGCAGCGCGCGTCGGCTATGGATCGGCGAGCGCGTTCAGCACCGCCTTCACCCGCCATGTCGGATTGCCGCCGAAGCGCTTTGCGATGACCGCCTAATCGGCGCCGAACTGTTCGGCGAGCTTGGCGCGGCGGACCTTCCATGTTTCGGCGAGCACGGGCACGTCGCGGAGCGCGCGGAGGTCGGCGACGCGATCCTTCGCCTCGCCGCCGATGAGCAGGCCGAAGAGCGAGGCGAGCGGCCATTCGGGATACGGCCGGTCGATCAGCTCCAGATCGTCGCCCGCGCGCACGGTGCCGGGTTCGAGCACGCGGTAGTACCAGCCCGAACGCCGCGTCTTTACCACCCCCGCCATCACGCCCTTGGTTTCGAAACGATGGTCGAGCTTCCAGCAGGGCTGGCGCGCCTGCGTCACTTCGACGAGCGCACTGCCGAGGCGGAAGCGGTCGCCGAGGAAGACGCTGTTTTCGTCGAGGCCGATGGTCGAGATATTCTCCCCGAACGCACCCGCCGCATCGAGCAGCGGCGCTGCGCCGAGCTGACCGCGCCACCAGTCATAATGGTCGGCGGGATAATGGTGGATCGCCTTGTCGATGCCGCCATGGACGCTGCGGTCGGCCTGTTCGTCGCCGACGAGCCCCATTGCATCGACCGCAACCGCATCGGCGACCGGCAGCTTGCCGATCGCGCTCGGCTCATCGCCGCGAAAGGGGATCGCCTTGCCCGTCAGGACAGCAAGAATCGGGGTCTTCATGCCGCCGATTGCATAGGCCAAGCGGCGCAAATGGCAATCGGCGGACGTTGGCGTCAGGCTTCGACAAGTGCGGGCGCTTTCTGCGCCCGCGTCGCCACTACGATCGCGAGGCCCGCAAGCGCCATCGCCGCCCCCGCGAACGAGACCGCCGGATAGCCGAGCCCGAGGCCGATCACCCCGCCCCCGACCGCGGCGCCGACGGCGTTGCCGAGGTTGAAGGCGCCGATATTGACCGCCGAGGCCAGATTGGGCGCATCGGACGCCGCCTCCATCACGCGCATCTGGAGCGGCGGGACGATGGCGAAGGTCGCGACGCCCCACACGAAGATGGTGACCGCCGCAGCGAGCGGCTGGAACATCGCGCCCGCGAAGATGACGAGCGTCGCGGCGAGCCCGGCGAGCGAGACGATCAGCGTGCGGTCGATCGACTTGTCGGCGAAGACGCCGCCGAGCCAGTTGCCGGCGGTGAGGCCGAGCCCGTAGATCACCAGCATCGCGGTCACGAATAATGTCCCGGCATGCGTCGCTTCGGTCAGGATCGGCGCGATGTAAGTGAAGACCGTGAACATCGCCGACGAGCCGATCGCGGTGAGCGCGAGCGCGATCAGAACCTCACGCCGCTTCAGCACGCCGAGTTCGGCGAGCATGTTGCCGCCCGTATCGCGGCCGATATCGGGAAGCGCGAAACGCAGCGCCGCCATGGTAATCAGGCCCCAGACGGCGATCGCGCCAAAGGCGGTGCGCCAGCCGAAGGTTTCCCCGACCCACGGCGCGAGCGGCACGCCGATGACATTGGCGAGCGTCAGCCCCATGAACATCGCCGCGACCGCGCTCGCGCGCTTTTCGGGCGGAACGAGGCTCGCCGCGACGACCGAACCGACGCCGAAAAAGGCGCCGTGGTTCAATGAGGTGATGACGCGCGCGACCATCAGCGTCATGTAATCGCCCGCGATGGCGGACAGGAAATTGCCGAGCGTGAAGATCGCCATCAGGCCGATCAGCAGCGTGCGGCGGTTCATCCGCGCGGTGGTGAGCGTCATCAGCGGCGCTCCGAGCATCACGCCGAGCGCATAGGCCGAGACGAGCAGCCCGGCGGCGGGGATCGACACCCCCAGCCCCTCGGCCATGTCGGGGAGCAGCCCCATCGGGGCGAATTCGGTGATGCCGATACCGAAGGCGCCGGTGGCGAGCGCAAGGAGGGGAAAGTTGATTTTCATGTCGGTTCTTCCGATCAGACGAGCGGCGGGTTGAGGCGCGCGAAGCCTGCCTGTTGCCGGTAGGGTGTGTGCGGATAGGGCGGCAGGACATCGCTTGCGGCGTCGAGCGCCGCGACTTGCTCCGCCGTCAGTTCCCAGCCGACCGCGCCGAGATTCTGCCGAAGCTGTTCCTCGTTGCGTGCGCCGATGATCACCGACGACACGGTGGGGCGCCGCAGCAGCCAGTTGATCGCGACCTGCGGCACCGTCTTGCCGTTTTCGGCGGCGACGGCTTCGAGCGCATCGATCACGCGATAGAGCAGGTCCTCGACGACCGGCGGCGCGAACTGTTCGGTTTCGTGAAGGCGGCTACCCGCAGGGACCGGCCGCCCGCGCCCGATCTTGCCGGTGAGACGCCCCCAGCCGAGCGGGCTCCAGACGAGCGCGCCGATGCCCTGATCGGCGGCGAGCGGCATCAGATCGGCCTCATAGGCGCGGCCGATCAGCGAATAATAGACCTGGTGCGCGACGAAGCGCGGCGCGCCGAGACGGTCGGCGGCCGCCTGTGCCTTCATGAGCTGCCAGCCGGGATAGTTGGAGACGCCGGCGTAGCGGAGCTTGCCCGCCGCAATCAGCGTGGCCAGCGTATCCATCAATTCGTCGACCGGGGTCGAGGCGTCGAAGGCGTGGAGCTGGAGCAGGTCGATATGATCGGTGCCGAGGCGGCGGAGCGCAGAGTCGACCGCGCCGATCAACCGGCTGCGCGAGACGCCCCAGTCCTGCGGCCCGTCGCCCGTCGGCAGCCCGGTCTTGGTCGAGATCAGCACCGCATCGCGGCGACCCTTGATCGCTTCGCCCAAAATCTCCTCGGACGCGCCGTTCGAATAGACGTCGGCGGTGTCGAACAGCGTCACGCCGGCGTCGAGACTGATGTCGATGAGGCGCCGCGCCTCAGCTGCGTCGCTGGTTCCCCACGCGCTGAACAGCGGCCCCTGCCCGCCGAAGGTCCCGGTTCCGAAGCTCAGCGCGGGGACGCGCAGCCCCGACGATCCCAATTGGCGATATTCCATGATCCACCCTTTCGATTGCGTGTCGAGCGCATAGATGGACGCGGGCACTCCGCCGGTGTAGCGTCGCGTGAAGCGAAAGATTTTTGAAATGAACGCAAAGATGGATGGAAGCGGCGACCGTGCGCGATCGATGGAGGTGTTCGCCGCGACGATTGCCGAGGGCAGTTTTTCAGCTGCGGGCCGCTGCCTGGGGCTGACACCGTCGGCAATCAGCCGCACGATCGACCGGATCGAGGCGCGGCTGGGCGTCCGGCTGCTCTTGCGTTCGACGCGCGCGCTGACGCTGACCCCCGAGGGCGAGGCCTATCTGCGCGCGGCGCGGCGCATCCTGGCCGATCTGGGCGATGCCGAACAGGCGATCGCCGATCAGGGCGCGCCGCGGGGGCGGCTGCGCGTCAGCGCGGCGCAGGCACACGGGCGGCTGACGATCGTGCCGCTGATCGGCGAGTTCGTGGCGCTCTATCCGCACATCCTCGTCGACATCAGCCTTGCCGATCGGCTGGTCGATATCGCAGCGGGACAGGCCGACGTCGCGATCCGTTTCGGCCCGCTCGCCGACAGCCCGCTGACCGCGCGCAAGCTTGGCGAAAGCCGCCGCGTCATCGTCGCCGCCCCCGCCTATCTGGCGGCGCGGGGGACGCCGCGCACGCCCGAGGATCTGCACGATCATAATTGCCTCAATTTCAATTTCCGCCGCGCCGAGCCGGTGTGGCCGTTCCGCGACGGCGAGCGGGAGTATGCGCTGTCGGTGCAGGGCAATATCGAGGCGAATAATGGCGAGACGCTGGGGCAATTGGCGGCGGCGGGGGTCGGCATCGCGCGCGTCGGCGCGTTCAGCATCGCCGACCAGATAGATTCCGGAGCGTTGATACCGATATTGGAGGATTATAATCCGGGCGACATCGAGGCGATCCACGCGGTGTTCGCGGGCGGCGCGAACACGCCCGCGCGGGTGCGGGTGTTCGTCGATTTCCTTGCAGAGCGGTTGGGGCGTGGGGGTTGAGCGGGGCAAAATGTGACCGATGGCCGCCATTGTGAACCCCGGCGAAAGCCGGGGCCCAGTTGCACGGCCGGAGATGGGCCCCGGCTTTCGCCGGGGTTCACAACAAAGAGCTTCCAATCTTCGTCACCCCGGACTTGATCCGGGGTCCCGCTTGAGATCGAGCGCAGCGAGTGCGTTAAAAAGCGGGATCCCGGATCAAGTCCGGGATGACGAGGTAGCTACGGCCGCTCTCCAGCTCAAAGCAGCCGCGCCGACATGCCCCTTCACGGACAAGCGTACCACCCGCAGCACCGGTTGAGACAAGCCCGCACCGATGGGCTATCGTGCCCCCATGACCAGCGACAAGATCGACCTCCCCGTCCGCCGCCTCGGCCTTGGTGACCCCGGCGACGCCGAGCTGACGCGCAGTATCGCGATCGAGGCGCCGGTTTCGGTCGAGGTTGGTGGCATCGCTTATGCGGTGATGATGGCGACCCCCGCCGACCTAGAGGATTATGCGGTCGGCTTTGCGCTGGGCGAAGGGCTGATCGAGACGGCGGGGCAGATCGGGCGCGTCGATGTGCATGCGATCGAGGGCGGCTGGGCGCTGCGCATCTGGTTGCCGCCCGAGCGCAATGCGATCGCGCTCGACCGCGCGCGCAAGCGGGTGAGCGAGAGCAGCTGCGGGCTTTGCGGGATCGAGAATATCGAGGAGGTGCTGCGCCCCCTGCCCGCCGTCACGGCGCGGATCGCCACAGACCGTGGCGCCATCGCGGCGGCGCTGGCGGCGCTCGGCGATCATCAGCCGCTCGCCCGCGCGACGGGCGCGGTGCATGCCGCGGCCTTCTGTTCGCCCGATGGCGCGATCGGGCTCGTGCGCGAGGATGTCGGGCGGCACAATGCGCTCGACAAATTGATCGGCGCGATGGCGCGCGCGGGCGTCGATCCGGGGACGGGTTTCATCCTGCTGTCGGCGCGGTGCAGTTACGAGCTCGTCGAAAAGACGGTGCGCGCGGGGTGCCCGATGCTCGTCACCATCTCGGCGCCGACGAGCCTTGCGGCGGAGCGCGCGGCGGCGGCGGGGCTGACGCTCGTCGCGCTGGCGCGGACGGATTCGGCGCTGATCGTCAGCGACCCGCACGGGATGATTGCGTGAGGACGCTGGGCGCGGTGCTGGCGGGGGGTCGGTCGAGCCGCTTCGGGTCGGACAAGGCGCTCGCGATACTGGACGGGCGGACGCTGCTCGATCATGCGGCGGCGGCGCTCGGCGCGCATTGCGATGCGGTCGTCGTGGTCGGGCGCGGCGCGATCGCCGACTGGCCGAGCGCCGACATGGGGCCACTCGGCGGGATTGCCGGGGCGCTGATCCATGCGGCGGAGCGGGGATATGATCAATTGCTGACCGCGCCGGTCGATTGCGTGCGCCTGCCGGGTGATTTGCGGGCGCTGCTCGAGCCCGCGCCGGCGTTTCTGGAAACGCAGCCGGTGATCGGACTGTGGCCGGTCGCGGCGCTGGACGCGCTTCGGGCTATGCTGGAGGATGCGGGCGACCTTGCGGTCAAGGCCTTCGCCCGGCGGATCGGCGCGCGCGCGGTGGCGAGCGATTTCGTGCCGCCGAACGTCAACAGCGCCGCCGATCTCGCCCGGCTGGCGGAGCTATGATCCGCCGATCGCGTTCACGGTGAACGCCAAAATGCCCATGTTGAAGATGAACGCCGCCATGCAATGGCCGAGCACGACGCGCCGCATATGCGCGCCCGATATGGTGACGTCGGAGGTCTGGAAGGTCATGCCGAGCGTGAAGGCGAAATAGAGGAAGTCCCAATAGCCGGGCTCGTGCACCCCCGGCACCTCGATCCCGCGCTGATCGCGGCCGTCCTTTTGCAGATAATAGAGATGCGCGTAATGGAGCGTGAACACCATGTTCGCGAACAGCCAGGCGAGCGCGAGCGTCGCGACGATGAGGACGACGTCGGCGCGATCGAGCTTGCCCGGACTTGCGATCAGCGTGCCGACCGCGAAGAGGATGACGAGCGACAACAGGACGGTGATCGCGAGCAGGCCGACGCGGTTGGCGTCGTTATATTCGGCGCGGCGACGCATCTGCTCGGCATCGGACTTCAGCAGCGGGGCAATCGAGCAGAGAAAGATCAGCGCGGCGACGTCGAAGCCGATGAGCAGTGCCGTCCGCGGATCAGAGCCGAACGCTGCGGCCCCGCCCCATGCGGCCACCAATATCGCCGCGAAGACCAGAAAGCGCACCGGCGCGATGTGCCGCCCGACGGCGCGCTTCGCGCTTTCGCTCACGCGACGACGCGCACCGGGATCGACTTCGCCGCCGGGCAGCCGCTGGTCTTGTCGTAGAAGGCGAGCGGCAGCAGCGGGTTGAGCTCGGGATAATAGCCCGCGACCGAACCGCGCGACATCGGATAGTCGATGATCGTGAGCCCGTCGACGCGGCGCGCGATGCCGTCGATGCCGACCGTTTCGAGCGCGACCTTCGCCCCCGCCTCCAGCCCGCGATCCGCGATGTCGTCGGCGTTCATGAACAGGATCATGCGGTCGTTATACACGCCGCGATAGCGGTCGTTATAGCTGTAGATCGTCGTGTTGAACTGGTCGTGCGAGCGGACGGTGGCGAGGCGCAGCATGTCGGGATCGTCGACCGGCGCGTTGACCGCGAGCCCCGGGAGGACGAGGAAATTGGCCTTCCCGTCGGGCGTCGCCCAGACGCGGCGGCGCGGCGGGATGTCGAGGTGGAAACCGAGCGGCGCCTTGATACGCTCGGCGAAACCTTCGTAGAGTGCGGGATAGACGTCGGCGATCTTGTCGCGGATCAGGTCGTAATCGTCGATATAGCTCGCCCAATCGACCTTGCTGTCGGGCAGCGTCGCCATCGCGATGCGGCAGACGATTTCGGTTTCGGTCAGCAGATGTTCGCTCGCCGGGTCGAGCACGCCGCGCGAGGCGGTGACGTTCGACATCGAATCCTCGATCGTCACGAACTGCTCGCCCTTTGCGGTCGCGATGCGTTCGGAGCGCGCGACGACGGGCAGGATCAGCGCATCCTTGCCGTGCACCAGATGCCCGCGGTTGAGCTTGGTCGCGATGCCGACGGTGAGGTCGAGCCTCCGCATCGCCGCGTAGGAACGGTCGGTGTCGGGGACCGCGCGGACAAAATTGCCGCCGAGGCCGATGAAGACCTTTGCGGTGCCCGCGAGCATTGCCTCGACCGATTCCACCGTATGATGGCCATGCTCGCGCGGCGGTTCGAAACCGAAGACGTCGCGGACCTTGTCGAGATAGGCCTGGCCCGGTTTCTCGTCGATGCCGACGGTGCGGTCGCCCTGCACGTTCGAATGGCCGCGTATCGGCGAGATGCCCGCGCCGGGCTTGCCGAAATTGCCTTTGAGAAGCAGCAGGTTGGCGATCTGCTGGACGAGCTCCGATCCCCGCTGATGCTGGGTCACACCCATGCCGTAGCAGATCATCGTCGCGTTCGAGCGGATATAGATTTCGGCGCAGCGCCGGATCTGTGCCTCGTCGATCCCCGACGCGGCGACGAGGTCGGGCCAGTGCTGCGCCTCGATATCGGCCTTCAGCGCGTCAAAACCCGATGTGTGCTCGGCGATGAAATCATGGTCGAGCACGGTCTCGCCCGCCGCCTCGCGCTCGAACAAAACCTTCATCATGCCCTTGAGCAGCGCGAGGTCGCCGCCGACCTTGATATGCACGAATTCGCTGGTGATGTCGGTCGAGCCGAAGGTCGCCATCTGCACGATGTCCTGCGGCTCGGTGAATTTGATCAGTGCGCGCTCGGGCATCGGGTTGACCGCGACGATCGGCACGCCGCGTTTGCGCGCCTCGACCAAAGGCGTCATCATCCGCGGCGCGTTGGTGCCCGCATTGTGCCCGATCAGAAAAATCGCCTCGGCATGCTCGAAATCGTCGAGGATCACCGTGCCCTTGCCGACGCCGATCGAATGCGGGAGGCCCCGGCTCGTCGGTTCGTGGCACATGTTCGAACAATCGGGAAAATTGTTCGTGCCATACTCGCGCACGAAAATCGAATAGAGGAACGCCGTCTCGTTCGCGGTGCGGCCCGAGGTATAGAATTCGGCTTCGTGCGGGCTTGCGAGCGCACGGAGGTGCGTGCCAATCAACGCAAACGCATCGTCCCAGCTGACCGGCACATAATGGTCGGTCGCGGCGTCATAGCGCATCGGCTCGGTCAGCCGGCCCTGCATTTCGAGCCAATAGTCCGACTGCGCCATCAGGTCGGAGACGCTGTGCTGCGCAAAAAACTCCCGCGTGACGCGAAACTTCGTCGCCTCATGCGCGAGCGCCTTTGCGCCATTCTCGCAAAATTCGAGCTTCTTGGTGCAGCTCGCGTCGGGAAAGGCGCAGCTCGGGCATTTGAAACCGCCGGGCTGGTTCATCGACAGCAGCGCGCGCGACCCTTTGGTCACAACGCTTTGTTCGAGCAATACCTTCGCGGTCGCCGCCGCCGCGCCCCATCCGCCGGCGGGGCTGTTATAACTCTGGTATCGGGGTTTATCGTGCGCCATCGCAGCGAATTAAAGCATAGCCGCCGCGGCATATCTATCGCTCTTTGGTGTTGGCGCGCCACGATCGGTGAAGATGAGAACTACCGTTTCGCTATTGCACTATAAGGTGCCAAGCGGGGCTTGGCGAAGTTCGCGTCGAGCGATCGCTCGCCGTCGATCAGATAGGTAAGCTTCACTGGACCCGTATTGAGGGTTAAGTAGGCGTATGATCGATCAACGACTCGTCGCGTACGCCCTCGAAGCCGTGGACACCTCAAACTTCGAGAAATTTGCCCAAACTTTCTACGGAGCGATGCAGGACCGTGAGTTCGTGCCTCTTGGAGGTGTGCACGACGGCGGCGCCGAAGGGTATGATGCGTTCGGCCCGGAAATCGCTGCCGACGAGGAAGCCTCCAGCTTTATTCAGGTGTCTAAGCAGGTCGCGACAAACCAAAAAATTAGACAGACCGTGCATCGGCTACGTGAATATGGGAGAACTCCAAAAGTTCTTACCTATATTACGTCACAAACCGTAAAAGACATTGATAAAATTGAGAAAAAACTTGGAGATGATCTTGGTTGTAGGATTGCAATCCGAGACGCACGCTATATTGAAATCAACATAAACACCAACTCCGCCACTCAAGGCGCCTTTAATAGTTACCTGCAACCGGCCATCGCTGAAGTCTATTCGCCGGGCAACTCGGAAGTGGCCCAAGAAATCGATAGATACGCTGATCGCACGTTAGCTGTCTTTCTACGACAAGAAGTCGATAGCAGGGCGTCGCGCTCAAGTTTGCTTGAATCTGTGTCGGATAGTCTGATCATTTGGGCGCTGAGAGACACCGATCCCGACAAGTCGATTTTATTGACGCGCGATGAGGTTCTGTCGACGATCGAGCAGGCACTCCCGACCGCAAAGTCCTTTATCCGAAACAGCATCGATAGAAGGCTTCTGGTTCTGTCCGCTAAGGACGCTCCCGGCGGTAGGCAGCTTCGAAAATACGCAAAAACTGACCAATATTGCCTCCCATTTGAGACGCGGACAATTGTTGCGGTTGAGAATGCGGAGGATGACCTAATAAAGCTTAAGGTATCGTGTGTCTTCGAAGATCGATTAACGGCTTTATCTGGCGATGAAGTGGACCAATGGAGGCAAATCATCGTCGCGTCATGCCATTCGGCTCTTGAGCAAGTTTTTGAGAGGCAGGGGCTAAAAGTAGCTCAATTCGCCGTGAATGCAGACGTGGATGATGAGACATTCACCGATGTGTCGTCGATTGCTACAAAAATTGTTGACGACCTGAATCTGGATTCAGAGTCAAAATCGGTAATACGTCGGCACGTATTAATGGTTCTGAGGGGAACATTTTACGCTTCTGACGAAACAGAGCGCCTCTATCTCGGGAAGTTGAGTCGAACGTACGTCCTGATGATGCTCCTCAAGAATGAACCTAAAATCGTGGAATATTTTTCTTCCATGGCAGGAAGTTTCAACATTTATGTTGGATCTGACATTCTTATAAGAGCGCTTTCTGAGATTTACCTCTCTCCGGAAAGCCAATCAACTGGCAACCTTCTTGAGATTCTTAAGAAATGCGGGTCTGATTTAATCCTCACTGAGACGACAGTGGAGGAAGTAGCAACGCACATCAGGCGACAAATATTTGAGTTTGAAAATGTATACGCGATGGCGGAGCATCACGTGCGCTTGGATGCCGTGGAGTATATAGATCGCCTCCTCATTCGATCATATTTTTATGCCAGGTTATCCCCAGTGTCGGGCGTGGCAGCTCCGAAGAACTGGCTGTCTTACATCAATAGGTTCGGGAGCTACAAAGACCTACGCGCCAATCGCGGCGATAACGAGTTGGCCGCATTTCTCATGCGGCGATTCGGTCTCACTTATGAGTCCACCGCTCAATCGCAAGTCGGGGTAGATAAAGATGAACTGCAAGCTCTGAAAACCTCAATTCTGGAAGCAAAGGCTCACCCCAGCCGCGATTCTGAGACAGATGAAATTCTCGCATACAACGATGCCCTTCAAATACTTAGGGTATATGAAAGACGTCGGATTTCTAACGAGTCTAGCCCCGGCAATCCGTTCGGCTTTAAGACTTGGTGGCTGACGCAAGACGGCAAAGTCCGACGTGCCGCCGCAGCCACCCGTGTAAAGCACGCGGGTAACGGATTCATGATGCGACCGGAGCTTTTGATGGCTTATGTTGGAAGCTTGCCTTCGCTTGCCGAGGTTCGCGCCAGCTACAGGACGATATTCCCTTCGGTACTAGGCGTTCGCCTAGCCTCGGGAATTCGTGATTCTGATTTCAAAAAGGTGATGAGAGACGCCGCAGAGATTGTTGACGTTGATGATGCGCGCGCGGGCGCAATGGTAAGTGCGATGGTGAAACGCCTCCAAAACGACACCGCCAAGGATTTTGGAACAAACTGGCAAGGCCCACTCGGCAGATAGCTGCCTCAATATGCACCGAGGAATTGCTTACACTCGAGCCACAATGACGGCGTTGACGCTGAGATTAAATCTTACACCTCATCAGCGGAGGCTTCCATTTGGCCGACAGTTCTTCCTCTCGATCGGCGATGCCTTTCGTAAGCTTCGTAAGGGTAGATGCGCCCGATTTCCGAGACGTATTTCGGACTCAGGATTAAGAAACCTCAGCGGCTACGGAGGGCGTCGTCATAGGCCTTCAATCCGGCATAAAGCGATGTAAATCTTCCGGTCGTGGTTGAAGGTGCGTCGATCATCGGAACATGTTTCGCGTAGGTGTGGGCAAGGCCGTCACGCAAGCTCTTCAAGTTACCCAACTCCGCGATAAACCGCGTCTGGATTGGCACGCTAATGTTTCGCTCGATTTTCTCAAACGCTATCACCCCAACGAGGCGGATGAGCATCGACTTAAAATGTCGCTCGTAGTCAAACCCATAAGTTCGGTCCACGATCTGCTT
Coding sequences within it:
- a CDS encoding FdhF/YdeP family oxidoreductase, which produces MAHDKPRYQSYNSPAGGWGAAAATAKVLLEQSVVTKGSRALLSMNQPGGFKCPSCAFPDASCTKKLEFCENGAKALAHEATKFRVTREFFAQHSVSDLMAQSDYWLEMQGRLTEPMRYDAATDHYVPVSWDDAFALIGTHLRALASPHEAEFYTSGRTANETAFLYSIFVREYGTNNFPDCSNMCHEPTSRGLPHSIGVGKGTVILDDFEHAEAIFLIGHNAGTNAPRMMTPLVEARKRGVPIVAVNPMPERALIKFTEPQDIVQMATFGSTDITSEFVHIKVGGDLALLKGMMKVLFEREAAGETVLDHDFIAEHTSGFDALKADIEAQHWPDLVAASGIDEAQIRRCAEIYIRSNATMICYGMGVTQHQRGSELVQQIANLLLLKGNFGKPGAGISPIRGHSNVQGDRTVGIDEKPGQAYLDKVRDVFGFEPPREHGHHTVESVEAMLAGTAKVFIGLGGNFVRAVPDTDRSYAAMRRLDLTVGIATKLNRGHLVHGKDALILPVVARSERIATAKGEQFVTIEDSMSNVTASRGVLDPASEHLLTETEIVCRIAMATLPDSKVDWASYIDDYDLIRDKIADVYPALYEGFAERIKAPLGFHLDIPPRRRVWATPDGKANFLVLPGLAVNAPVDDPDMLRLATVRSHDQFNTTIYSYNDRYRGVYNDRMILFMNADDIADRGLEAGAKVALETVGIDGIARRVDGLTIIDYPMSRGSVAGYYPELNPLLPLAFYDKTSGCPAAKSIPVRVVA